In one Umezawaea sp. Da 62-37 genomic region, the following are encoded:
- a CDS encoding DUF3052 domain-containing protein has protein sequence MVAAGDADKGGVADKLGIAPGQAVQEIGWDEDVDDDVRAAIEERIGSDLLDDEADDVVDVVLLWWRDGDGDLVDDLINATGPLAENGVVWVLTPKTGRPGHVEPSEIAEAVPTAGLSQTSNITVAEDWSGTRLVRPSSAKVKR, from the coding sequence GTGGTCGCCGCGGGAGACGCCGACAAGGGCGGTGTCGCCGACAAGCTCGGGATTGCACCGGGCCAGGCAGTTCAGGAGATCGGCTGGGACGAGGACGTTGACGACGACGTTCGTGCCGCCATCGAGGAGCGGATCGGTAGCGATCTCCTCGACGATGAGGCCGACGATGTCGTGGACGTGGTCCTGTTGTGGTGGCGGGACGGGGACGGGGATCTGGTCGACGACCTGATCAACGCGACCGGGCCGCTGGCCGAGAACGGCGTGGTGTGGGTGCTGACGCCCAAGACCGGACGCCCTGGACACGTCGAGCCGAGTGAGATCGCCGAGGCGGTGCCGACCGCAGGGCTGTCCCAGACGTCCAACATCACCGTCGCCGAGGACTGGTCGGGCACGAGGCTCGTGCGTCCCAGTTCGGCGAAGGTCAAGCGCTGA
- a CDS encoding peroxiredoxin: MLVEVGSEAPDFTLRDSDKQKVSLSWYRGVSSVLLVFYPFAFSGTCQSELGRLQEDLATYTAAGVTVLAISVDTPYSLKVWATGQGYRFPLLSDFWPHGAVARQYGTFDEARGMANRGTFLVDVDGIVRFAEVNEPGEPRDQTAWQHAVAALTA; the protein is encoded by the coding sequence GTGCTCGTCGAGGTCGGTTCGGAAGCCCCGGACTTCACCCTCCGGGACAGCGACAAGCAGAAGGTCTCGCTGTCCTGGTACCGAGGCGTCAGTTCGGTGCTGCTGGTGTTCTACCCGTTCGCCTTCAGCGGCACCTGCCAGAGCGAACTGGGCCGCCTCCAGGAGGACCTGGCCACCTACACGGCGGCCGGTGTGACGGTCCTCGCCATCTCGGTCGACACCCCCTACAGCCTCAAGGTGTGGGCGACCGGCCAGGGCTACCGCTTCCCCCTGCTGTCCGATTTCTGGCCGCACGGCGCCGTCGCCAGGCAGTACGGCACGTTCGACGAGGCCAGGGGCATGGCCAACCGCGGCACGTTCCTCGTCGACGTCGACGGCATCGTCCGCTTCGCCGAGGTCAACGAACCCGGCGAACCCAGGGACCAGACCGCATGGCAACATGCTGTTGCCGCGTTGACGGCCTAG